A genomic segment from Stenotrophomonas maltophilia encodes:
- a CDS encoding alpha/beta hydrolase has translation MGCLLLAIVSCAAAEVAPPTWHPPQGAIEFALWPQGGVMVPPKLKGPEQVSDVTSEASGEHWMMLQNVAVPTLTVFAPKGPSNGTAVMVVPGGGYRVLAMDLEGSEICDWLTAQGVTCALLKYRAPASGPNWDPECNCRDIPKVPMALQDAQRAMGLLRAQAERWSINPKRVGVIGFSAGGHVVAGLSTHAPRSYAPVDAADEQPSRPDFAMVMYSGHLWAGHGKGLSLVKDITVDDKVPPTFIAQATDDRTDDVRESLAYYRALIDAGVPVEMHLFARGGHAFGLRMKDAPVAAWPRLAERWMQDIGMLAKP, from the coding sequence ATGGGTTGTCTGCTGCTTGCGATCGTGTCGTGCGCCGCTGCGGAGGTCGCGCCGCCCACCTGGCATCCGCCACAGGGCGCCATCGAATTTGCGCTGTGGCCGCAGGGCGGGGTAATGGTGCCGCCAAAACTGAAAGGCCCCGAGCAGGTCAGCGACGTGACCTCCGAAGCCAGTGGCGAACACTGGATGATGCTGCAGAACGTGGCCGTGCCGACTCTCACCGTGTTTGCGCCGAAGGGGCCGTCCAATGGCACCGCGGTAATGGTGGTGCCTGGCGGAGGCTACCGGGTGCTGGCGATGGACCTGGAAGGCAGCGAGATCTGCGACTGGTTGACCGCGCAGGGCGTCACCTGTGCACTGCTGAAGTACCGCGCGCCCGCATCCGGCCCGAACTGGGATCCCGAGTGCAACTGCCGCGACATTCCGAAGGTGCCGATGGCCCTGCAGGATGCACAGCGTGCAATGGGCCTGCTGCGCGCGCAGGCCGAGCGCTGGTCCATCAATCCGAAGCGGGTCGGGGTGATCGGCTTTTCCGCCGGTGGTCACGTGGTGGCGGGACTGAGCACGCACGCGCCGCGCAGCTACGCGCCGGTCGACGCGGCGGATGAGCAGCCGAGCCGCCCCGATTTCGCGATGGTGATGTATTCCGGGCACCTGTGGGCGGGGCACGGAAAGGGGTTGTCGCTGGTCAAGGACATCACCGTGGATGACAAGGTGCCGCCGACGTTCATCGCGCAGGCCACCGACGATCGCACCGATGACGTGCGCGAATCACTGGCCTACTACCGTGCCCTGATCGACGCGGGCGTGCCGGTGGAAATGCATCTGTTTGCCCGCGGCGGCCATGCATTCGGGCTGCGCATGAAGGATGCACCGGTCGCGGCGTGGCCGCGGCTGGCCGAGCGCTGGATGCAGGATATCGGCATGCTGGCGAAGCCGTGA